One genomic segment of Ricinus communis isolate WT05 ecotype wild-type chromosome 3, ASM1957865v1, whole genome shotgun sequence includes these proteins:
- the LOC8271199 gene encoding TOM1-like protein 9 isoform X1 has product MVNSMVERATSDMLIGPDWAMNIEICDMCNHDPAQAKDVVKGIKKRIGSKSPKVQLLALTLLETIVKNCGDIVHMHVAERDILHEMVKIVKKKPDFHVKEKILTLIDTWQEAFGGARARYPQYYTAYQELLRAGAVFPQRTERSAPVFTPPQTQPLSSYPQNLRNNEFRQEGAESSAESEFPTLSLTEIQNARGIMDVLAEMLSAIDPGNKEGLRQEVIVDLVEQCRTYKQRVVHLVNSTADESLLCQGLALNDDLQRVLAKHEAIASGTSGPAEKPKPKPESGGALLDVGPLVDAGDNHKQRDEGSASNPGVLNQLLLPAPPATNGPTARTSANPKMDLLSGDDFSSPKTETSLALVPVGEPQPATPPSQQNALVLFDMFSDSNNSPNVVNVQPTHMSGLTNSSTPQVQQQHNFHPQEAGIYTNGTALNTGSPRYEHAVYMQSTGPAWNGQVAQQQQPASPVFGAQSSGSLPPPPWEAQPADGSPVAGSQYSPQMQLTQVVVTHQQPMSSGMYPQGPQPSGSDHVVGMYIQPITGGQLSAIHNPVVQNNQFGLQPQAVQGGQYMGMLPQPMQAGQMASAYPPQMYGNQMAGYGYGQQQGTQFLEQRMYGLSVRDDNGLRNSSYQVSTSSYVPLKKPSKPEDKLFGDLVDIAKFKPTKSTPEKAGSM; this is encoded by the exons ATGGTGAATTCTATGGTTGAACGGGCCACGAGTGACATGTTGATCGGTCCAGACTGGGCTATGAATATCGAGATCTGTGATATGTGCAATCACGACCCTGC ACAAGCAAAGGATGTTGTCAAGGGTATAAAGAAGCGTATTGGGAGTAAGAGTCCAAAGGTTCAACTTCTTGCTCTAACG CTATTGGAGACCATTGTAAAGAATTGTGGGGACATTGTCCATATGCATGTTGCAGAGAGAGATATTTTACACGAGATGGTGAAGATAGTGAAAAAAAAG CCCGACTTTCATGTCAAAGAGAAGATTCTGACTCTTATAGACACCTGGCAAGAAGCATTTGGTGGAGCCCGGGCAAGATATCCTCAGTATTACACTGCATACCAGGAATTGTTG CGTGCTGGAGCAGTCTTCCCTCAGAGAACTGagaggtctgctcctgtattCACTCCTCCACAAACGCAACCTTTGTCATCATATCCTCAAAATCTGCGCAACAATGAGTTTCGGCAAGAGGGAGCAGAGTCATCTGCAGAATCTGAGTTCCCAACATTAAG CTTGACAGAAATTCAGAATGCACGTGGTATCATGGATGTCCTTGCAGAGATGTTAAGTGCAATAGATCCAGGAAACAAAGAG GGACTTAGGCAGGAGGTTATTGTTGATCTGGTGGAACAGTGTCGCACGTACAAGCAAAGAGTGGTACATCTTGTCAATTCAACTGC AGATGAATCGCTGCTATGTCAGGGGCTTGCGTTGAACGATGATCTGCAGCGTGTATTAGCTAAGCACGAGGCCATTGCTTCAGGAACTTCTGGTCCAGCTGAGAAACCAAAGCCTAAGCCTGAATCTGGTGGAGCACTACTAGATGTTGGTCCTTTAGTTGATGCTGGAGACAACCACAAACAGCGTGATGAGGG ATCTGCTTCAAATCCTGGTGTACTGAACCAACTATTGCTCCCTGCACCTCCTGCAACTAATGGTCCAACTGCTCGAACTTCTGCCAATCCCAAAATGGACCTATTGAGTGGGGATGACTTTAGCTCACCAAAGACCGAGACTTCACTGGCCCTTGTTCCTGTGGGAGAGCCACAGCCGGCCACTCCTCCATCTCAGCAGAATGCACTTGTTCTCTTTGACATGTTTTCTGACAGTAACAACTCTCCAAATGTTGTTAATGTGCAGCCCACCCATATGTCTGGACTAACCAATTCTTCGACTCCACAAGTCCAACAACAACATAATTTTCATCCCCAAGAAGCTGGAATTTACACAAATGGAACTGCCCTAAACACAGGATCTCCACGGTACGAGCATGCGGTTTACATGCAATCCACTGGTCCTGCCTGGAATGGACAGGTTGCTCAGCAGCAGCAGCCAGCCTCACCAGTTTTTG GTGCTCAAAGCAGTGGATCGCTACCTCCACCTCCATGGGAAGCTCAACCAGCAGATGGCAGCCCTGTGGCAGGCTCTCAATACTCTCCACAAATGCAACTTACTCAGGTGGTTGTTACACACCAGCAACCAATGTCAAGTGGCATGTATCCTCAGGGACCACAGCCTTCAGGGAGTGATCATGTCGTAGGCATGTATATTCAGCCCATCACAGGTGGCCAATTATCAGCAATCCATAACCCCGTTGTACAGAACAACCAATTTGGTTTGCAACCTCAGGCAGTCCAAGGAGGGCAATATATGGGTATGCTCCCACAGCCAATGCAAGCTGGGCAGATGGCTTCTGCGTATCCTCCACAAATGTATGGCAACCAAATGGCAGGATACGGGTATGGTCAGCAACAAGGGACACAGTTCCTTGAGCAGCGAATGTATGGACTCTCTGTTAGGGATGACAATGGTTTGAGAAACTCATCTTACCAGGTTTCCACTTCATCTTATGTACCACTCAAGAAACCTTCAAAGCCAGAAGATAAGCTATTTGGAGACTTGGTTGACATTGCAAAATTCAAGCCAACTAAATCTACCCCTGAAAAAGCTGGTAGCATGTGA
- the LOC8271199 gene encoding TOM1-like protein 9 isoform X2, with product MVNSMVERATSDMLIGPDWAMNIEICDMCNHDPAQAKDVVKGIKKRIGSKSPKVQLLALTLLETIVKNCGDIVHMHVAERDILHEMVKIVKKKPDFHVKEKILTLIDTWQEAFGGARARYPQYYTAYQELLRAGAVFPQRTERSAPVFTPPQTQPLSSYPQNLRNNEFRQEGAESSAESEFPTLSLTEIQNARGIMDVLAEMLSAIDPGNKEGLRQEVIVDLVEQCRTYKQRVVHLVNSTADESLLCQGLALNDDLQRVLAKHEAIASGTSGPAEKPKPKPESGGALLDVGPLVDAGDNHKQRDEGSASNPGVLNQLLLPAPPATNGPTARTSANPKMDLLSGDDFSSPKTETSLALVPVGEPQPATPPSQQNALVLFDMFSDSNNSPNVVNVQPTHMSGLTNSSTPQVQQQHNFHPQEAGIYTNGTALNTGSPRYEHAVYMQSTGPAWNGQVAQQQQPASPVFGGFSFSDWLSALPGEV from the exons ATGGTGAATTCTATGGTTGAACGGGCCACGAGTGACATGTTGATCGGTCCAGACTGGGCTATGAATATCGAGATCTGTGATATGTGCAATCACGACCCTGC ACAAGCAAAGGATGTTGTCAAGGGTATAAAGAAGCGTATTGGGAGTAAGAGTCCAAAGGTTCAACTTCTTGCTCTAACG CTATTGGAGACCATTGTAAAGAATTGTGGGGACATTGTCCATATGCATGTTGCAGAGAGAGATATTTTACACGAGATGGTGAAGATAGTGAAAAAAAAG CCCGACTTTCATGTCAAAGAGAAGATTCTGACTCTTATAGACACCTGGCAAGAAGCATTTGGTGGAGCCCGGGCAAGATATCCTCAGTATTACACTGCATACCAGGAATTGTTG CGTGCTGGAGCAGTCTTCCCTCAGAGAACTGagaggtctgctcctgtattCACTCCTCCACAAACGCAACCTTTGTCATCATATCCTCAAAATCTGCGCAACAATGAGTTTCGGCAAGAGGGAGCAGAGTCATCTGCAGAATCTGAGTTCCCAACATTAAG CTTGACAGAAATTCAGAATGCACGTGGTATCATGGATGTCCTTGCAGAGATGTTAAGTGCAATAGATCCAGGAAACAAAGAG GGACTTAGGCAGGAGGTTATTGTTGATCTGGTGGAACAGTGTCGCACGTACAAGCAAAGAGTGGTACATCTTGTCAATTCAACTGC AGATGAATCGCTGCTATGTCAGGGGCTTGCGTTGAACGATGATCTGCAGCGTGTATTAGCTAAGCACGAGGCCATTGCTTCAGGAACTTCTGGTCCAGCTGAGAAACCAAAGCCTAAGCCTGAATCTGGTGGAGCACTACTAGATGTTGGTCCTTTAGTTGATGCTGGAGACAACCACAAACAGCGTGATGAGGG ATCTGCTTCAAATCCTGGTGTACTGAACCAACTATTGCTCCCTGCACCTCCTGCAACTAATGGTCCAACTGCTCGAACTTCTGCCAATCCCAAAATGGACCTATTGAGTGGGGATGACTTTAGCTCACCAAAGACCGAGACTTCACTGGCCCTTGTTCCTGTGGGAGAGCCACAGCCGGCCACTCCTCCATCTCAGCAGAATGCACTTGTTCTCTTTGACATGTTTTCTGACAGTAACAACTCTCCAAATGTTGTTAATGTGCAGCCCACCCATATGTCTGGACTAACCAATTCTTCGACTCCACAAGTCCAACAACAACATAATTTTCATCCCCAAGAAGCTGGAATTTACACAAATGGAACTGCCCTAAACACAGGATCTCCACGGTACGAGCATGCGGTTTACATGCAATCCACTGGTCCTGCCTGGAATGGACAGGTTGCTCAGCAGCAGCAGCCAGCCTCACCAGTTTTTGgtgggttttctttttcagattGGCTTTCAGCATTGCCTGGGGAAGTTTGA